Proteins encoded by one window of Thermococcus sp.:
- the albA gene encoding DNA-binding protein Alba: protein MAEEHVVYIGKKPVMNYVLAVITQFNEGAKEVSIKARGRAISRAVDVAEIVRNRFLPEVRVKEIKIGTEELPTADGRTANTSTIEIILEKP, encoded by the coding sequence ATGGCTGAGGAGCACGTCGTCTACATCGGAAAGAAGCCGGTTATGAACTACGTCCTGGCCGTTATCACCCAATTCAATGAGGGTGCCAAGGAGGTTAGCATCAAGGCTCGCGGTAGGGCCATCAGCAGGGCCGTTGACGTCGCCGAGATCGTCAGAAACAGGTTCCTCCCCGAGGTCAGGGTCAAGGAAATCAAGATAGGCACCGAGGAGCTTCCGACCGCTGACGGTAGGACTGCCAACACCTCGACCATCGAGATTATCCTCGAGAAGCCGTGA
- a CDS encoding winged helix-turn-helix domain-containing protein has protein sequence MAPLKYDTLDVTDERVKELAQVLANDKAMTILRLLHERELSISEISNELKMPMSTVSYHLDKLLRVGLVEVSGKKYGKRLQEVKLYRASSRPILLLPRPTKREKTSTFDRLRVITLSIATGLSLLVYWLFREHYTGSRTQTETIRVFSLSNETASRSYPSGSHIPIILAIVTFALVVSLGWFVKKRF, from the coding sequence GTGGCTCCCTTGAAGTACGATACGCTAGACGTTACCGATGAAAGGGTCAAGGAACTGGCTCAGGTTCTTGCAAACGATAAAGCTATGACGATTCTAAGGCTTCTCCACGAGCGGGAGCTCTCGATAAGTGAAATTTCAAACGAACTGAAAATGCCGATGTCAACGGTTTCGTATCACCTTGACAAGCTCCTCCGTGTTGGCCTTGTGGAGGTTTCCGGGAAGAAGTACGGGAAGAGACTGCAGGAGGTGAAGCTCTACCGGGCATCAAGCCGACCGATTCTTCTACTACCAAGACCGACCAAACGGGAGAAAACTTCAACCTTTGATAGGTTAAGGGTAATAACCCTCTCCATTGCAACGGGACTTTCGCTACTCGTTTACTGGCTCTTCAGAGAACACTACACGGGCTCAAGGACCCAAACTGAAACAATAAGAGTTTTCTCACTCTCAAATGAGACCGCAAGTCGCTCGTATCCCTCTGGAAGTCACATCCCGATAATTTTGGCCATAGTGACCTTTGCCCTAGTGGTTTCCCTTGGGTGGTTCGTTAAGAAACGTTTTTAA